One Astyanax mexicanus isolate ESR-SI-001 chromosome 3, AstMex3_surface, whole genome shotgun sequence genomic region harbors:
- the LOC111196939 gene encoding GTPase IMAP family member 4-like, whose translation MMNFVLLGKTSAGKSASGNTILGRETFLSKNIKNQTPVVQDSSVCIDGVNFRVYDTPGLFDPETKNEDVMKQWQSLLHSVPSVPTVFLLVMKIDRFTAEEKKTVDVIEEFLGDQRLQNTWILFTRGDELESEGLTIEKCISETEELKRVIQRFNNRYHVFNNIKHDPDQVRRLIKKIRRNQRVCNHKSNFPNLYWPSTAVHVFNNRNPEDQTQVTDLLEKIDSMVAVNGGSSYTNEMFQNTEKALQEEQERILKEKKEEIEREKEELRAKHEAELEKLKKMMEEEQQNLVKKRKEKEEEFQKREAQIKETNEERKKELDEKLKEQREAFDKEMKKKDQTHKEQMEKELQNQKEKYEREKENIRKQKEEMARREAEKKLCTELDEKTKATRAGGSVGGAVGGAVGGALGLIGGPIGLAQGGAVGGALGCIGGPIGLAQGGAVGGALGRIGGPTGLAQGGAVGGALGCIGGPIGLAQGGAVGGALGRIGGPTGLAQGGAVGGALGLIGGPIGVAQGVAVGGAIGGAIGSLFGSIFKR comes from the exons ATGATGAACTTTGTCCTCCTGGGGAAAACAAGTGCTGGGAAAAGTGCTTCAGGAAACACAATCCTGGGACGAGAAACATTTTTATCCAAAAATATAAAGAATCAAACCCCTGTAGTTCAAGATAGTTCTGTGTGTATTGATGGAGTGAATTTCAGAGTGTATGACACACCCGGACTCTTTGATCCAGAAACAAAGAATGAAGATGTGATGAAACAATGGCAGTCTCTCCTTCATTCAGTCCCATCAGTCCCCACTGTGTTCCTGCTGGTGATGAAGATCGACAGATTCACTGCAGAAGAGAAGAAAACTGTTGATGTGATAGAAGAGTTTTTAGGAGATCAGCGTCTTCAGAACACCTGGATCCTCTTCACCAGAGGAGATGAGCTGGAGAGTGAGGGTCTCACTATAGAAAAATGTATATCAGAGACTGAAGAGCTGAAGAGAGTCATACAGAGATTTAACAACAGATACCACGTCTTCAACAACATCAAACACGATCCTGATCAAGTCAGAAGACTGATAAAGAAAATCAGAAGAAATCAAA GAGTATGCAATCACAAGTCAAACTTTCCCAATCTGTACTGGCCAAGTACGGCAGTCCACGTGTTCAACAACAGAAATCCTGAAGACCAAACCCAGGTCACTGATCTACTGGAGAAGATCGACTCCATGGTGGCAGTGAATGGAGGGAGCAGCTACACTAATGAGATGTTCCAGAACACAGAGAAAGCTCTACAAGAAGAACAGGAGAGAATCctgaaggagaagaaggaggagatagagagagagaaagaagaactgAGAGCCAAACATGAAGCTgaactggagaaactgaagaagatgATGGAGGAGGAACAGCAAAATCtggtaaaaaagagaaaagaaaaagaggaagagttTCAGAAGAGAGAAGCTCAAATAAAGGAGACAAATGAGGAACGAAAGAAAGAGCTGGATGAAAAACTCAAAGAACAGAGAGAGGCTTTTGATAAGGAGATGAAAAAGAAAGACCAGACTCATAAAGAACAGATGGAGAAAGAGTTGCAAAACCAGAAAGAAAAAtatgagagggagaaagaaaacaTACGGAAGCAGAAAGAGGAGATGGCAAGGCGGGAGGCAGAAAAGAAATTATGCACCGAACTAGACGAAAAAACAAAAGCCACTAGAGCAGGAGGATCAGTGGGAGGGGCAGTGGGAGGAGCAGTGGGAGGAGCATTAGGACTCATAGGGGGACCAATAGGATTAGCACAAGGAGGAGCAGTGGGAGGAGCATTAGGATGCATAGGGGGACCAATAGGATTAGCACAAGGAGGAGCAGTGGGAGGAGCATTAGGACGCATAGGGGGACCAACAGGATTAGCACAAGGAGGAGCAGTGGGAGGAGCATTAGGATGCATAGGGGGACCAATAGGATTAGCACAAGGAGGAGCAGTGGGAGGAGCATTAGGACGCATAGGGGGACCAACAGGATTAGCACAAGGAGGAGCAGTGGGAGGAGCATTAGGACTCATAGGGGGACCAATAGGAGTAGCACAAGGAGTAGCAGTAGGAGGAGCAATAGGAGGAGCAATAGGGTCGCTTTTTGGTAGTATTTTTAAACGTTAG